In the genome of Campylobacter concisus, one region contains:
- a CDS encoding DUF2892 domain-containing protein — protein sequence MSVLDKTIRLIIAAIWFFIFGFICDCWLWTVGLIPLLTGYYGYCPLYKIFKKR from the coding sequence ATGAGCGTTTTAGATAAAACTATACGTTTGATTATAGCGGCGATTTGGTTTTTTATTTTCGGATTTATTTGCGACTGCTGGTTGTGGACGGTCGGGCTAATTCCGCTTTTAACGGGATATTACGGCTACTGCCCACTTTATAAAATTTTTAAGAAAAGGTAA